In Deferribacter autotrophicus, the sequence CCTTTAGTATTGTATACCTATTATACTGAAAACTCTGAGAAACTTACTAACTGGGCAAGGTCAATTAAAAAAGTTTCAGATGAAACTACCTTTTTTAATTTTTTAGATTCTCATGATGGGATCGGTGTTCTCCCTACAAAAGGGATTTTGGATGAGAAAGATGTAGAGATGATGGTATTAAAGACTCTTGAACATGGTGGTTTTATTTCTTATAGGGCAGAGGAAGATGGGAGTGAGGTCCCTTATGAACTGAATATTACATGGTATAGTGCCTTAAATAATGAGGATGAAAAAGAGGATGAAGAGATACGGATAAAACGCTTTATATCTTCCAGAGTGATAGCGTTATCTTTTATGGGAGTGCCTGGTGTTTATATTCATAGTCTTTTTGCTTCCAAAAATGATGCTGAGGCTGTGCTAAATGAGAGACAAACAAGGAGTATAAATAGAAAAGTTCTTAGTGAAAAAGTTCTAAAGGATATTCTGAGCGATAAAAATTCTCATAGTTATAAAGTATTAAATATACTGTTGGATATTATTCAAATAAGGACCAGGGAAAAATGTTTTCATCCGAATGCAGAACAAATTATCCTTGATCTTGATAAAAGAGTATTTGCACTTATAAGAAAATATGAAGAAGAAGCTGTTTTAGTAATTGTTAATATATCAAAAAAAAGTTTTATTTTAAAATGTGCCTTAAATGATTTTTTTAGGGAAAATTCTAGGTTGTTTGATCTTTTATCAGGGAAGAAATTCCATCTGAAAAATGGCAAATTATCAATAAAAATTTCTCCTTACGATTATTTTTGGTTGAAAGTTAGCAATATATAGATATCGCAATATTCGAATAATCAAATAATATTAATAGTTATTATCAAGTTTTTAAATAAAAAAGTGTTGAATTTTTTTTAATCATATGTCAAGATTTATTAGAACAAAAGAGGGAGGTTTTATTCATGGGCAAACTTGATAATATCTTGAAAGAGTACGGGGTTAGCAGAAGGGAATTTCTAAAATATTGCACAGCTCTCTCAGGTACACTTGCGCTGTCTCCAGCTTTTGCACCTAAAATTGCAGAGGCTATAGAGGATGATAACAGACCCCCGGTTATCTGGCTTGAATTTCAGGATTGTGCAGGTGATTCTGAATCACTCTTGAGGGCAAACAGACCTACTGTGGCTGAGTTAGTTCTTGACTATTTATCCATTGACTATCATGAGACAATAATGGCTGCAGCAGGTCATCAAGCTGAAGCTGCTAGAGATGAAACCGTTAAAAAGTATAAAAACAAATATATTTGTGTTGTTGAAGGCTCTATTCCGACAGCAGATGACGGTATTTATTGCTGTATTGGCGGTAGATCAGCAGTTGACATATTAAAAGAAGTTGGTGGTAATGCTGCTTTTGTAATAGCAGTGGGTACATGTGCTGCTTATGGTGGCTTACCTGCAGCTTATCCAAATCCTACAGGGGCAAAGTCGGTAAAAGAGATCTTGGGTAATAAAACGGTGATTAATTTACCAGGTTGTCCAATGAATGTGGATAATTTGACAGCTACGGTGGTTCATTATCTTCTTTTTGGAGCACCACCTGCCCTTGATAAGTTTCTTAGACCAAAATTTGCTTATGGTAAAAGAATTCATGATAATTGCGAAAGAAGAGCCCATTTCGATGCCGGACAGTTTGTGGAAAAGTGGGGAGATGAAGGACATAGACAAGGATGGTGTTTATATAAAATGGGTTGTAAAGGTCCTGAAACATTTCATAATTGCCCGACAGTTCGTTGGAATGAGGGTTTAAGCTGGCCGGTTATGGCAGGGCATGGTTGCGTAGGATGTAGTGAGCCTGGATTTTGGGACACTATGACTCCAATTTATAGAAGGTTACCAAATATTCCTGGTTTTGGAGTAGAGGCAACTGCTACGAAAATAGGAACAACTATTGTGGGTATCTCTGCTGTTGTTTTTGGTGTTCACGGTATCGTTACTGCAATTAGAAACCGTGGACTTGTAAGAAAAGTTGAAAACGAATTTGAAGATAATGAATAAAAATTATAGAGGGGTGTAGGCTATGGCAGATAGAATAGTAGTTGACCCAATTACAAGAATTGAGGGTCATTTAAGAATAGAGGCAAAAGTTGAGAATGGTAAGATTGTGGATGCTTGGTCAAGTTCTACAATGTTTAGAGGTGTAGAAAAAATTTTGCAAGGAAGAGATCCTAGAGATGCGTGGTATTTTACACAGAGATTTTGCGGTGTGTGTACTACTGTTCATTCTATTGCTTCGATAAGAGCTGTAGAAAATGCCCTTGGGATCAAAGTTCCTTTTAATGCTGAAATGATCAGAAACATTATAATTGGTATTCAAAATGTACAAGATCATGTAATACATTTTTATCACCTTCATGCTCTTGACTGGGTGGATATTGTTTCAGCATTAAAAGCTGATCCTAAAAAAACTGCACAGTTGCAACAGTCAATTTCAGACTGGAAATATTCTAGTGAAGATTATTTCAGAAGTGTTCAGAACAAGATAGCAGCGTTTGTAAAAACCGGCAGGCTGGGTCCATTTGGTAATGCTTATTGGGGGCATCCTGCGTATAAACTTCCTCCTGAGGCAAATCTTATGGCGGTGGCTCACTATTTAGAGGCACTTCATCTTCAAAAAGAGATTATTAAAATACATGCAATTTTAGGGTCAAAAAACCCACATCCTCAAACATTTCTGGTAGGTGGTATGTCTATTCCTGTGGATCCTAATAGCCAAAATGCATTAAATGCTGATAGAATTGCTCAGATAAAAGAGTTTGTAAACTTGGCTAAGGAATTTGTAGAGCAGGTTTATATCCCTGATTTACTTGCAGTAGCTAGTTTTTATCCAGAATGGACAAAAATTGGAGCTGGTCATAAAAACTTTTTATCTTATGGAGAGTATCCTGAAGATCAAACAGGTTATCCAAATGGATTATGGATTCCAGCAGGAATAGTTTTAAATGGTGATATAACCAAAGTGTTCGATGTGGATCAAAATAAGATAACAGAGTATGTGACTCATTCATGGTATGAGTATAAAGCTGGAGATGATAGAGGGAAACACCCTTTTGATGGTGAAACGAACTGGAAGTATACCGGTCCAAAACCACCTTATGAATATCTCGATGTGGATACTAAATATTCTTGGGTTAAGGCACCCAGATATGATGATAAACCTATGGAGGTAGGGCCTCTTGCTAGAATGGTTATCGGATATGCAAAAGGGCATAAGGAAATTAAAGAAGCAGTGGACTGGGCATTAAAACAGCTAAATGCTGATGCTAGCATTCTTTTCTCAACACTTGGTAGAACTGCAGCAAGAGGTATTGAAACATTAATTACTGTAAAGAGGCTAAACAAATGGATTGATATGCTTGTGGCAAATATAAAAACTGGTGACCTAACTGTTCATAATAGTGAAAAATGGGATCCAGAGACATGGCCAAAATCAGCAAAAGGCTATGGATGGCATGAGGCACCGAGAGGAGCTCTTGGACACTGGATCATTATAGAAAATAAAGAAATTAAAAATTACCAAGCTGTAGTTCCGTCTACTTGGAATGCTGGTCCTAGGGATGCTAAAGGTCAAAGAGGTCCATATGAGGAATCATTGATTGGTACTCCAGTTGCTGACCCTGAGAAGCCTCTGGAGATTTTGAGAACAATACACTCTTTTGACCCATGTCTTGCATGTGCTGTTCATGTTTATGATGAAAAAGGTAAGTTGCGTGCAAAAGTTAAAGTGCTTTAGGAGGGCAGCATGAAAAACAATGATAATATAAAGTGTGCTGCCAAACGTTATATTTATGTTTGGGAGGCACCTGTAAGAATAAGTCATTGGCTGAATTTTTTGTGTATAATAACTTTGTCGATAACTGGATATTACATTCATAACCCATTCATCCATGCTAGTGATATTATCGAAACAACGTATATCATGGGTATGATGAGGTATTTGCATTACTTAGTAGGTGTAATTTTTGCTTTTAGTGTAATGCTAAGGTTATTTTGGTTGTTTGTGGGTAATAGGTATGCAAGTTGGCACTCCTTTTCGAACCCATTTAGAAAAGAAGATCGAAAGACCTTTTTTGCATACATAAAATACTATACATTTTTAGAGAAGAATCCTCCACATACATTAGGTCACAACCCTGTGGCTCTTGTTGCTTATATTGTGCTGTTTAATCTGTTTATATTGCAAATAATTACAGGGTTTGCTTTGTGGGCACAGGCTGACCCTAACTCCACACTTTATGCTCTTACCTCATGGGTTTTCAGTATTGCTAGCAATCAATGGGTGAGATTTTTTCATTATCTTATGATGTTTTTGATTGCAGGCTTTGTTATAAATCATCTTTACTCTGCCATTTTATTTGATTTTAAAACACAATCAGGAGAGATTAGTTCAATTTTTTCTGGATGGAAGCCTGAGAGGAATAGTTAAGTTTTATAATTAAAAAATTTACAGTTTATGAAGGGGGTTAAATCCCCCTTTTTTATTTGTAGGAGTGGAAATGAGAATTTTAGTTTTAGGACTGGGTAACCTTTTAATGAATGATGATGCTGCGGGATTAAAGGCAGTATATCGATTAAAAAAAATTTATGAAGGTAAATTTCAGGATAAACTAAAAATTATGGATGGAGGTACACTAGGGCTTGATTTATTACCTTATATTGAAGAAGCTACTCATCTGATAATTGTTGATGCAGTGGATCTTGATTTATCTCCTGGAACAGTTATAAAAATTGAAGGTGATGATATTGATTCTGTTTTTGAAAACAAACTTTCTCCTCATCAAATGGGATTGAAAGATATTCTGTTTGCAGCAGATATTATTGGGGTTAAACCTGAGTATGTGGTGATGTATGGGATTCAAATAGGAAATGTAAATATGGAAAACCAACTATCGCTAGAAGTTATGAAAAGCCTTGATCATTTAGTAAAAAATGTGCAGTTAGAAATAGAAAAGTTATTAAAATTGTTATGATGCAATTATAGTTTTGTTTTTTCCACTTTTCTTTGCGTTATATAGCGCTTTATCAGCAGCTTCTAATGCATCATTAAGATTTTCGTATTTTTTTACAGAAGAGACACCTAAACTTACTGTGATTTTTAATTCTAAGTTGCCTATATGGAAGGAGTTGTTTTCTATGTTTTTTCTTATACGTTCAGCTATTTTATAAGATTCGTTTATGTTCAGATAAGGTAAAATAACTAAAAACTCTTCACCACCGTATCTCCCCACAAAGTCTGTTTTGCGTAATGTTTGTGAAATAATTCTAGATATGTCTTTTAGAACTTCATCTCCTACCAAATGGCCATAAGTATCGTTAATTTTTTTGAAGTTATCGATATCAATAATAATAAGGCCTATTTCAACTTCTGGTTGTCGATAAAGATTGTTCAATTCATTTATGATACTTCTTCTATTCAATATTCCAGTTAGAAAGTCATGAATTGTTTCGTTATAGAGCTTTTCGTATGCTTCTTTTAGTTTGTTTTCAAGTTTTATAATTCTTTCAGCACTAAAAAGCCTAACTTTTAATTCTTTAAAAGAGAAAGGTTTTACAATATAATCATCAGCGCCTTTGTGGAGGGCTTCTAAAGTATCGTCTTTGTCGGACTTTCCCGTTACAATTATGACATATACATAATGATTTAGGTTAAGTTCTCTTATTTTTTGGCATAGATCGACACCGTTTAGTCCTGGCATTATCCAATCTATTAAAGCAATAGAAATATTATTATTTTTTATTAATTCGAAAGCGTCTAAGCCGTTTGAAGCTTCATAAACTTTATAATTTAATTTAGATAAAAAAGCACTTAATACTTCCCTAGCATCTTTGTCGTCATCGGCTACTAATACTTTGTACATAGTTTTACTCTAATAAGATATTTGATTAAATAAGCATATTTTCATTATTTAAAATTTAAAACTATAGTAAATTAATTGTTTTTGCAAGAGAAATTTTTTTCTGGGGTCTCCCCATTTTTTTATTATTAGTTCTATTTGTCTGTATATATCAAATAATGTTTTACAAAAAATGGGTATACTACATAATTTTATTTCATTCTTTTTTCTAGTTGTGAGTATAATTTGTGCTTATATTGAAAAATGGTGTTGTTGCTAGGCTTTAAATAGTAGTTATAGATAAAACAAATAAACATGTTTGTGTTCTAACATATTTGTAATAAATACATTAATTAAGATATATAAATAAATCAAAGATAATATATATTAAAAATTGCATATATTATTAGTAGATATAATATACTTTGACGGTAGGAAAAGTATGCTTTGAAAAAACTTTTAAGTAATAAGTATTTGCAAAACTGGCATGTGTTTTGCTTAAAATTTGCATTATGAAAAAGCTTATAATGATTTATTTGATTTTTTTTAGTACAGTTTGTTTTGGTTTTGAGAAAGATATTACTGATAATAGGTTATCAATCAATAATTGTGTAAGTTGCCATAGTGATACAATTATATCTAATTTTTGTGATAAAAATGTCAAATGTGTCAATTGTCACAGTGGTAAAATCAAAAAATTAGGTTTTTTAGGTGTAGATTATATTAATAGTTTTATCTTGGAAAAAAAAGATCCGCATAACTCGAAATATTTATGTTTAGTATGTCATGAAGATAGAGGTTCAGAAAATTCAATAAATTTAAAATTTGATGGGAATGATGTGGCTTTATGTGAGCAATGTCATAATGAAGCCACTGTAGGGATTGAGGCTCATAGCGTTAATTTTACATATAAACCTAGTGATGAAGTGAAGATACCAGATAATTTTCCTCTAAAAGATGGTAAAGTTACATGCATGACCTGCCATGTCTTTGATTGTCTAGAAGGTAATCATAGTGAAAAATATTTAAGAGGGGAATATATAAGAAGAGAAAAGTTTTGCTATAACTGTCATAATGCAACTCATTTTAAGAAATATAATCCGCATAAACAAGTGGATGAAAATGGAAACTTGATAGTGGAGTCATGTGTTATTTGCCATAAGAAACAACCTGATATTTCAAAAGATAGAGGTATAGAAACTGTAGTGTTGAAGGGGGATATTAATGAGTTATGTAACGGATGTCATCAAATAAAAGGGGTTCATCCTACAGGAATAAATCATTTAAGAGTGCCAAATGAGGATATAAAGAAAAGAATTAAACGTTTTTTAAGAAAAGAAAAAATTTATGTTCCATTTGGTGAAAATTTTAAAATATTGTGTGTTACGTGTCACCTTCCTCATCAGTATGAGATGTTAAAAAATCAAGCAACAGGAAAATATGCTAAGAGGACAAGATTTAGTTCAGGATATGAGCTTTGTATAATGTGTCATTTAAAAGATTAATATTTTAAAACAATAAAAGGAGGGATGGATGAAAAGTTTTTTTGTATTATTTTTTATCTTACTTTTTAATAGTTTTCTTTATGCAGTAGATGATGAGAATTGCTTATTATGTCACAAATACCGTACTCTTTCTCGCATTGATGAGAACGGTAAGACAAGACTTTACTATGTTAATGATGAGTTGTTTCATAAGTCAGTTCATGGAAAAATCAAATGTAAAGAATGTCACTCTCAGATAACTAAAATACCACATGAGGAAAATACCAAAGTAAACTGTTTAAATGAATGTCACATAGTGGAGCCATCTTCCGAAAAAAGATTTTCACATAAAAAGGTACAAGAAGTTTTAATGAACAGTATACATAATCCAAAAAACAAATATGTGAATTACAGAGATGAGAGAGATTTTCCTGATTGTATTGATTGTCATAATAACCCTTTATTTAGACCAATACAAATTTTTAAAGATGTTACAGAGGAAGGATTGAGTGAAAAAGCACTAGCAAGGTGTCGTTTATGTCATAAAGAGGAAAAGTTTGTAAAATATTTTTATAATCATGTTAGTCATAGACTGCATAACAGTAAAAACAGTGCTGAAATAGTTAGAATGTGTAACAAATGTCATGGTAAAGAGGAAATGGCTACTAAACATAAATTGGTGAATGCGGTAGCAACCTATTCTGACACTTTTCATGGTAAGGCTGTAACTTTTGGATATGATAGCGCTCCAGATTGTATTGATTGTCACGTAAAAGAAAATGAGTCAGCACATGCAATTAGGAGTTATGAAGATCCAAAAAGTGCAGTATATGAAAAAAACAGATGGAAAACTTGTGCAAAAAAGATGTGTCATCCCGATGCAACACCTGGATTAGGAGAAGTGAGGATGCATGTTGTAATAAACAAAGACTTATATAAACCTGAATATTATACAGCTTTAGGATTTACATGTCTGACACTTGGGGCTTATTTACCTCTTGCTTTGATATTAGTTTTGGAGCTCATTAGAGAAATATTTCCTAATTTAAGTTTTAGAAGAAAGAGGAGGAAATAATGATGAAAAAATATCCATTAATTAAAATAGTGAGGGGTAAAAAATATTACTTAAAATTGACTCCTGCGCAAAGATATCAACATTTTATTTTAATGACTACATTCATATTTTTAATACTTACGGGATTCCCATTAAAATTTCACTATTATCCATGGGCCAAAGTGATGATTAATATGTTTGGAGGATTACAAGTTACTACAGTTATTCATAGAATTTGTGGTGTTACAATGGTTGGTTTGTTCTTTTTTCACTGGTATTATCTGTTTAGAAATCTGTATGTTTATTATATTAGACCAAGTATTAGGAGTAACTCTTTCTCTTTTAGAGGATTGTTTAAATTTATTTATCATTCACCAATGTTTCCAAGAGGTAAAGATCTGAAGGATGTGGTTGATTTTCTAAAATATGCCTTTTTTATTACTGATGAGAAACCAAAGCATGAAAGGTTTCATTGGAGGGAAAAATTTGATTATTGGGCAGTTTTTTGGGGGATTCCATTACTAGGATTAACAGGTTTAATTTTATGGTTTGAAACTGAAGCCACGAAGATTTTACCAGGTTGGGCATTGAATATTAGTTTTATAGCGCATTCAGATGAGGCTCTTTTAGCAGCATCGGTTATTTTAATTTGGCATATGTATAATGCACATGTGAATTATGATAAATTTCCTATGTCACCTCTGTTCTTAACGGGGTATTTACCTGAAGAAATTATGAAACATGAATATTATTTAGAATGGCAAAGATTAAATGAGTTGGCTGAAAAGCATCCTGAATTAGTTTTGGATATAGATAGTTATAAAATCAAAAAGGAAAGGGAAATTGAAGAACAATATAAAGCTTATATGGAATATCTCGATGTTGAAATAAAAAAAGATACAAGTGAAGCTTAAATTGGGAGGTTTGAATGAGCAGACGAGAATTGAGTTTTTTAAAAAAAATATATGCTGTAATAGGTATAATTTTTATTATTTATTCCTCTTATTTGGTTGTAAAGCTTGTTATGCACATATGGCATAAGGAAGGGAAACGTGAAGAGGCAAAGATTGATGAAGGTGATTTATTTAAGATGATGATGAGTGAAGAGAAAAAAGTTACATATGATCTTGGTTATAAAGTTATTAAAGAAGAGGAGCTAGAAAGACACTTCCATCATGTGGGAGAGGGTGTTGTTCATGATGAAATAAATTTGTGTATAAGATGTCATGGAGATATTCCCCATGATAAAAATAAATCAATTAGAGCTTTTTTGAATATGCATAGCGATTTTCTTGCATGTGAGACTTGTCATATTAGACTCAAAGATTCTAAGAGATTTGTGTGGTATAATAAAGTGAATGGGGATCAGGTTAATAAATTAGCGATTTCTAAATATCTAAGCAATCCAACAATGAAGCTGATACCTTTAGTAAAAATAGAAGGTAACTATGTAAGACCAGATACAGATGAGCTTAAAGCTTTTGTAGAGAGGTTTAGAGAAGCCGTGATTCAATTGCCTCCTGCAAAAAAAAGTCAAGGGCTAAAAATAATACATAAGATGGTTGATAAAAGGCCTGTTCAGTGTGATGAATGTCATGCCCCTACGTTGGATGACAGTTATTTACCATTATTGGATGTAGGGTATAAAAAGGAAAGAGTTCTTCAGATTTTAAGTAATGAAGTTGTTGGTATGGTTAATAAATATAAAAAATTTTATATTCCAAAATTCTTAGAGCCGGGAAACAATGAATGAAAAAAGTATATATAATTTGTTTTATATTATTTATTTTTTCAAGTAATTATGCTGCGAACATTTTAAATGTTCGCATTTTTTATTCAATTCAGTTTAAAGATAACGAATTTCCAGCAGATGTGATTTTTATTGATGGTAATCTGTATATATTGGAGTCCAAATCAGGAAAACTGATAAAAATTGATTTGAAAAAAAAGGAAATTGTAAAGAAATACCACTTAATAGATAGTGAGGGATCAATAGGAGTTACTTTTTATAAGGAAAAACTTTTTGTTCCAATCCCTAATAAGAACAAAATTAATGTCTATTCTTTCAAGAATTTGAAAAAGCTAAAAGAAATTTATGTTACAGACCCAACAGATATTGAGTTTTATAGAGATAAAGGGTTTGTTGTGAGTAATGATAAACACAAATTGATAATTTTAGATGCAAAAACATTAAAAAGAATAGGTGATTTTGGTAAAGTGGGGTATTATGAGAGGGAATTTAGATATCCTTTTGACTTGGAAATTGATAAAAATGGAGATTTATATATTTCAGAAGTTATCAATACTAGAGTGCAAATATTGGATAACAAATTGAGATTTGTTAATTTTGTGGGTAAATGGGGGGTGAAGAGCGGTACTTTTTACAGACCAAAAGGTATAGATATCTATAATAATTATCTAATAGTTGCTGATGGCTATATTGGGGTTATTCAATTTTTTAACAAAAATAATGGTGATATTGTTTATCTATTAGGAGTTGATGGGAAACTGTATAAGTTTTTGTCTCCTGTTAGGGTTAGAGTTTTTAATGGTTTTTTGGGCGTTGTTGATTATTACCAGAAAAAAGTTCTAATTTTTAAATTGGGAGATATCTCCAGATGAAAGGTTCTATAGCGTTTATTTTCGTATTCTTATTGTACTCTTATCTATTTGCCGCACCAACTGGCCAGGAACCTGCAAAAGAATGTGCACTTTGTCATTTTAGTTGGATGGAAGTGTTTATGTTTGAACATAAAGATACAGATATTGCTTCTTTTCCTAAAAAAAGAGTAGTAGCAACTGAAAGGATTTGTTTTTCTTGCCATGATGGTACTGTCGTGGATAGTAGATTAAGAGT encodes:
- a CDS encoding hydrogenase small subunit, translated to MGKLDNILKEYGVSRREFLKYCTALSGTLALSPAFAPKIAEAIEDDNRPPVIWLEFQDCAGDSESLLRANRPTVAELVLDYLSIDYHETIMAAAGHQAEAARDETVKKYKNKYICVVEGSIPTADDGIYCCIGGRSAVDILKEVGGNAAFVIAVGTCAAYGGLPAAYPNPTGAKSVKEILGNKTVINLPGCPMNVDNLTATVVHYLLFGAPPALDKFLRPKFAYGKRIHDNCERRAHFDAGQFVEKWGDEGHRQGWCLYKMGCKGPETFHNCPTVRWNEGLSWPVMAGHGCVGCSEPGFWDTMTPIYRRLPNIPGFGVEATATKIGTTIVGISAVVFGVHGIVTAIRNRGLVRKVENEFEDNE
- a CDS encoding nickel-dependent hydrogenase large subunit, whose amino-acid sequence is MADRIVVDPITRIEGHLRIEAKVENGKIVDAWSSSTMFRGVEKILQGRDPRDAWYFTQRFCGVCTTVHSIASIRAVENALGIKVPFNAEMIRNIIIGIQNVQDHVIHFYHLHALDWVDIVSALKADPKKTAQLQQSISDWKYSSEDYFRSVQNKIAAFVKTGRLGPFGNAYWGHPAYKLPPEANLMAVAHYLEALHLQKEIIKIHAILGSKNPHPQTFLVGGMSIPVDPNSQNALNADRIAQIKEFVNLAKEFVEQVYIPDLLAVASFYPEWTKIGAGHKNFLSYGEYPEDQTGYPNGLWIPAGIVLNGDITKVFDVDQNKITEYVTHSWYEYKAGDDRGKHPFDGETNWKYTGPKPPYEYLDVDTKYSWVKAPRYDDKPMEVGPLARMVIGYAKGHKEIKEAVDWALKQLNADASILFSTLGRTAARGIETLITVKRLNKWIDMLVANIKTGDLTVHNSEKWDPETWPKSAKGYGWHEAPRGALGHWIIIENKEIKNYQAVVPSTWNAGPRDAKGQRGPYEESLIGTPVADPEKPLEILRTIHSFDPCLACAVHVYDEKGKLRAKVKVL
- the cybH gene encoding Ni/Fe-hydrogenase, b-type cytochrome subunit codes for the protein MKNNDNIKCAAKRYIYVWEAPVRISHWLNFLCIITLSITGYYIHNPFIHASDIIETTYIMGMMRYLHYLVGVIFAFSVMLRLFWLFVGNRYASWHSFSNPFRKEDRKTFFAYIKYYTFLEKNPPHTLGHNPVALVAYIVLFNLFILQIITGFALWAQADPNSTLYALTSWVFSIASNQWVRFFHYLMMFLIAGFVINHLYSAILFDFKTQSGEISSIFSGWKPERNS
- a CDS encoding HyaD/HybD family hydrogenase maturation endopeptidase yields the protein MRILVLGLGNLLMNDDAAGLKAVYRLKKIYEGKFQDKLKIMDGGTLGLDLLPYIEEATHLIIVDAVDLDLSPGTVIKIEGDDIDSVFENKLSPHQMGLKDILFAADIIGVKPEYVVMYGIQIGNVNMENQLSLEVMKSLDHLVKNVQLEIEKLLKLL
- a CDS encoding GGDEF domain-containing response regulator — encoded protein: MYKVLVADDDKDAREVLSAFLSKLNYKVYEASNGLDAFELIKNNNISIALIDWIMPGLNGVDLCQKIRELNLNHYVYVIIVTGKSDKDDTLEALHKGADDYIVKPFSFKELKVRLFSAERIIKLENKLKEAYEKLYNETIHDFLTGILNRRSIINELNNLYRQPEVEIGLIIIDIDNFKKINDTYGHLVGDEVLKDISRIISQTLRKTDFVGRYGGEEFLVILPYLNINESYKIAERIRKNIENNSFHIGNLELKITVSLGVSSVKKYENLNDALEAADKALYNAKKSGKNKTIIAS
- a CDS encoding cytochrome c3 family protein encodes the protein MKKLIMIYLIFFSTVCFGFEKDITDNRLSINNCVSCHSDTIISNFCDKNVKCVNCHSGKIKKLGFLGVDYINSFILEKKDPHNSKYLCLVCHEDRGSENSINLKFDGNDVALCEQCHNEATVGIEAHSVNFTYKPSDEVKIPDNFPLKDGKVTCMTCHVFDCLEGNHSEKYLRGEYIRREKFCYNCHNATHFKKYNPHKQVDENGNLIVESCVICHKKQPDISKDRGIETVVLKGDINELCNGCHQIKGVHPTGINHLRVPNEDIKKRIKRFLRKEKIYVPFGENFKILCVTCHLPHQYEMLKNQATGKYAKRTRFSSGYELCIMCHLKD
- a CDS encoding cytochrome C, with product MKSFFVLFFILLFNSFLYAVDDENCLLCHKYRTLSRIDENGKTRLYYVNDELFHKSVHGKIKCKECHSQITKIPHEENTKVNCLNECHIVEPSSEKRFSHKKVQEVLMNSIHNPKNKYVNYRDERDFPDCIDCHNNPLFRPIQIFKDVTEEGLSEKALARCRLCHKEEKFVKYFYNHVSHRLHNSKNSAEIVRMCNKCHGKEEMATKHKLVNAVATYSDTFHGKAVTFGYDSAPDCIDCHVKENESAHAIRSYEDPKSAVYEKNRWKTCAKKMCHPDATPGLGEVRMHVVINKDLYKPEYYTALGFTCLTLGAYLPLALILVLELIREIFPNLSFRRKRRK
- a CDS encoding formate dehydrogenase subunit gamma, which gives rise to MMKKYPLIKIVRGKKYYLKLTPAQRYQHFILMTTFIFLILTGFPLKFHYYPWAKVMINMFGGLQVTTVIHRICGVTMVGLFFFHWYYLFRNLYVYYIRPSIRSNSFSFRGLFKFIYHSPMFPRGKDLKDVVDFLKYAFFITDEKPKHERFHWREKFDYWAVFWGIPLLGLTGLILWFETEATKILPGWALNISFIAHSDEALLAASVILIWHMYNAHVNYDKFPMSPLFLTGYLPEEIMKHEYYLEWQRLNELAEKHPELVLDIDSYKIKKEREIEEQYKAYMEYLDVEIKKDTSEA
- a CDS encoding cytochrome C; amino-acid sequence: MSRRELSFLKKIYAVIGIIFIIYSSYLVVKLVMHIWHKEGKREEAKIDEGDLFKMMMSEEKKVTYDLGYKVIKEEELERHFHHVGEGVVHDEINLCIRCHGDIPHDKNKSIRAFLNMHSDFLACETCHIRLKDSKRFVWYNKVNGDQVNKLAISKYLSNPTMKLIPLVKIEGNYVRPDTDELKAFVERFREAVIQLPPAKKSQGLKIIHKMVDKRPVQCDECHAPTLDDSYLPLLDVGYKKERVLQILSNEVVGMVNKYKKFYIPKFLEPGNNE